Genomic window (Theileria annulata chromosome 4, complete sequence, *** SEQUENCING IN PROGRESS ***):
TTCCAGATCATCTGCCAGGGTGTGTTTTTGATAAGGAAGGTTTGTTCTTTGAAACCAAGCTGAATAGTTTGAGAAATTGACgttaatcaaatttaaaatctgTTCAGATGCCAACTTACGCCAATCAACTAATGAACAATGATATTGTTAGtattcaaatatataattaacgTATACTAACTTGATTCTGGCTTCAAAAGGTTTAAATAATGCTtaataaagttaaaataattccaaCAATGGAAGTTTCTCGCATCAAATGTGAACAGCTTGAAGCATAATTTAACCTCCTCAAGTAGTAAATCAAGTATATTTGGATCTctaaattgtatatattattaatactcATACTCTAAGTTGAATAAAGACGTTATCGACCACAATCTGTGATGCCATACTGAATAACTTTTCGGTGATTTCTTTAAGCTGGTATATGTTGAAGTTCTTTCATTTTTAAGTGACTCCAGTAATTTATTCTGGTCATTTGATTCGTTCTTTTGGATAAATTTTTTGCGATAGTTCCATGCAGGTGTGAATTCCGGCATAAACTCTATTATTACACTTGACAAATCAAACATTTTCTTATCTGAGTCACAAACTTGGTTTACAATCGAGTTGAAAGTTGTTGTAGCTTCAAGTTTAGAGGAATAATCTACAAAGAAATCCAAAATTTTGAAACCTTTCTCGAGATTCCTTTCAAAGGTTTCTCTCTCCTCAGAGGTTTTGTAAAAATCGTCACTCTTTAATCCATGCATAGtcaaatttttatatttaattgatttaaaattattttattttaataatggaATTAAGAATCAAAAAAAGGTCCTATGGTacattataatttattgaacCAAAAAGAAGAGGTTAAAGTTTTGGTAAAATTAGAGAAAGGGAAgagtaaattattaaatgtgtatatatattcattatatatttatgaaaaGGAACTCAAATTAAAAGATTCCAAACAACAAATTGCAAGAAAGTCCAAATATAAAACACTTGACTCCTGTGGTGTTTGTGAGTAGttaaaaagaaataaaaatgtataaatgatattgttttttaaatataaaatttttatatttgatttaaagtagtttgatttaattttgtataatatcTCCTAAAATTCCAGTAATCTAACCAAActtctaaaataaaattgaatatgAGTAAATAAACGTTAGTTTGCCTATtaaattgaaatatatGTATGTCAAAATTATAGTCGCTGTTGGTTCTCATTTTAGTTAAATGAAGGAGAGACCAGTTTCACAAGAAGATACTATAAACCGAAATAATACATATCGCAACGgaaatttatcaattcaAACCATAAAACAAGATGCTTATAACGTTTTGTcagttttaaaatcatatgtaaataatatctCCGGATATTCAGCAACCTCAAACCTGGTACCTATACTAGGAACAGATTTTTCTGTACTAAAAACAAACGAACAAAGATTAATTAAAAAGTTCAAAAAATTGACATCAGTGTCGGTTACAGAGGAAAGAAAATATCTAGAACTCGAACACCTGCAACCATTTTTCGAAGTCTTTAAAACTTTTGATACAAGATATGTTAAGCTACTTATAATATGCGTTGAATGTAAGTTTGtccaaaaatataatttttagcGTTGGCCAATTTGGCGAGGAATGATTTGCTTTGTTTTGAAGAGAAGGATGCCAGTCTATTGGTGAATAAGATATTTACTGAGGTTTTGAACGTTTTCGCAAACGTACTAGAGCTGAAGGAAGATGTAAGTTTTTAATGCTCATGATTCATTAGTTTCTGTTACTAAAAACATTCGACTGCTTTGAACACCTATTTCGCTCATATTACGGAAATCTGATCACTAACGAAAATATGTATAACTTGCTGAAACTAATTTTGTCGCTACTGTAGGCGTAATCTAgctaaaaattaatttttaggaGTAATCGAAATAGGAACGCTTTTTTCAAGAAGGTCTTTTACACAAAAGCGATAGACTTGTTGTTGAGTGCTTTTGGAAATACACAAAAATACGGAGGACAAAATAAAGTAAAGTTATATATACCTAATGAGATTGTAGGAGTTGTATAGAAGAGTGAATACAGTGTGTTTGTTCCTGAGTTTGATGAGCGGAATCAGCATAAGATTTAACTCTCTGGGCTACTACATCGAGGACTCGTACCTGTGTTTAGGGGACAAGGATACAATGCTGGTTTTGAGATCCCATCTTACGCCAATCCTGACTAATTTGTCAAGTGTTCCGACAAATTTCTCAGAATTCGCAGACGATATGAGAAGAATGAGCTTGCTCCTGTTCAACAACGCAATAGAATGTAAAATGCTGGACCTGTCAAACGTAAATTTGGTCCCAATTCTGCAGTCGCATTTCAGCCACTCATTGTACAAGCTTTTTTTTACAGAGTCAATCACGCTGTATTCACTGGTGCTGAGAAGTTTCTGGAATTTGTACATTAGTTTTAGATTCTACTTAAAGTCGCAAGTTGAGTTGTTCCTAAACCACATGATAACGTCAGTAATGAACCAGATATCGACAGCAAAAAGGTCGAGGATAGATATACTGGAAATGAACTTGGAATTTCTGGAAGAACTCTCcaaaaattcatatttgTTGCTTGAGATGTATTTGAACTATGATTGCGATGTTAAGTGCTCGAACCTGTTCAACCTCTTCGCCAAGTGCCTGGTTATGTGCCTGTCAATAAACAATGAAAGTGAGTTTAACGCCAATAAATTCGACCATTCGAAGTCGAAGAAGGGGCCGGCTAAAAACAACACGAAAAAGACAACAACACAGTACAAGTCAACGACTAACGCGTCAGAAAACCTGCCGCAACTAAACTTGGAGATGTTTTCACTGAATGTGTTGCAGaatatagttaaatttGCCATTGCAGACCAAACACTTTATAGTAATCCGAACCCCAATAACTGTAGCAATTACCAAACGTCTAGAGAGGAAGATGATAAGATAAAGGAGAAAAATTATAAGGAAACGATGATGAAGTGTAGTTTAgagtttaataattcaaaGGCAGACGAGTGGATAGAAAGTGCTAAAAATTTAGGAGTACTTTCAAAATACTGTACTGAAAATGAAGTGGCATTATTTCTTAAATGCTCACCTGAACTCGACCTTAAAAAGGTAGGAGAATATTTGGCAACACATAAAAACCCTAAATTCATGGACATGGTGAGAGCAAACTTCTGTGAGCTGAACCACTTCTCAGGAGTGCCAATCGTGATGGCAATCAGGACTTTTCTGTCATCTTTCAGACTACCAGGCGAGTCCCAGCAAATCGAAAGACTAATTGAAGCGTTTGCAAAGATTTACTTCAAGTCGCAGCCACTGGTTAATGATCAGGAATCTGAAGTATCAAACGCGAAACATGAATCCAAAGATTTAAATGGAACTAAAACAGAAAATCCCAGTTTGATCTCAGAAGATTCTGAACAGAATGAGTTAAAGTTGGCAAGATGGGTGATACAGGAGGATTTTTATCACAAACATAGACCAATACAGCAGAAATGCAGCCAGTTTGATTTTAGTGGAGATGACTCTAGTAATTGCTCAGATTTGGAAACATCAGGTAGTTTTGAAGGTTGCACTAACAACCATAATCATTCAGGTGATGTGGATAAAACAGATGAAGCGACAAATAGCTGCTTTGATTATACGATGGCGTCAAATTGGACCAATAACGTTGATATGTATAAGTACTTTTTGTCAAACGAGGTTGAGAGTTTAATTTGCAGacaaaattatgaaaagaTATGCCAATACCTCAAAAATACGCCAGTTACGATGGAAACACAGAGCACAATTAAcgatataaataataatggtGAAACTGAGACTAATAGAAGTAGTTTTAATAATGTGGCGCCAGTAAGTGAGTCTGGGAAACCAACAAACAGCTCATCGAATCCAACATTAAATAGTCAAGTGGGAAACGAAAAGGTAAAACTCGAACATAAGCCAGGGTTTGCATATATTCAAGACTATAATGCAATATTTGTCCTGTGTTACTCAATTATAATGCTTAATACTGACCTCCACAATAGCCaaataaagaataaaatgaaGTTGGAAGATTTTATAAGGAACAACAGAGGTACAAATGACGGAAAGAACTTCCCGTCAGAGTTCTTGCAGGACATTTACAAGACAATCAAGTATCACGAAATCAAGCTTCACTCGAGTCTAACACTAAACAATTCAACACATTATGAACCATATCTGTGGTCGGATTATGTTCTACCGAGGCAGAAACAGCTATCGCCATACGTACAATTGACAACTACagataatatttatgaaGTATCAGATGAAAAAATTAGGAAGGAGAAAGCGGGATTGATGTTGCTGTCAAAACTGACAGATGGTGGGTTTAACGCAAATTTCAGGCTACATCTGTTTGAAGTGCTcttgaataataaaatcttGGAGTTTTTAGACCAATTGTTTTCATACTGTAGAAACGTACAGCTCTTGAAAAAAACTGTGGAGTTGTTCTGGCTAATAGTAAGCCTGGCATTGAAATATTCGAGACATGATTTAGTAAATAAAGTGTTCCAACTCCCGAGTATCGACGTGAGTTATTCAATGGGATACAAGTGCCAaatatcaatttcatttattctGAACATGTTGGCAGTGTGTTCGGAGTATTTTGACGAGAGTTCTTGGCAGAAGATGCTGGACATTGTGACGGGGTTCTACTGTTTGAACCTCCTTCCGCCGACGTTTGCAGCACTTGACGGCGATCATAGACTATTTGCATCAAATACCTACGCAGATTTATCAGTTCCAAGTATCCGCTTCAAGCGCATAACTGACAAGAAGAGTAACGGCTGGTTGGTTGGCCTGTCAAACCTGATGGTGTTCACAAAGGGTTCAAGCCCCGAGGCGTTGAAGGCATTAAACAAGTACAACGTGGAGGGAGAAGATGCAGAAACTTTCCTGTTCCTGTTCGACGTGCAGGCGAGCTCTGATGATCTTGTGCAAAACAAGTTCTTCGACGTATATTTGCTGAGGAACAAGTTCAGCCCAGTCTACTCGAGCGAGGACGAAGCAACGATTAATAACGTGACAAAAACACTATCAAGTGAGTCAGACCGAGAAGAATTGCTACCGCCAATACTTACATACATCAACCTCAGATTAGCATTCCTAAACATATATAAGTTGGATGATCTATTCACGGGTGCAATCCTTACTTGTAACCATGATTCTTTCAAGTTATTTCTGTCTGTGATAATGGATAACATATTATCGCACTCCAGTGACGGTGGGAAGTATTGTGATAGATACAGTGATGGCGAGAGGGATAAAGATGGGTTTGGAAGTATCTTGGACCCAAATCACTCGGAATTGGATCAATTCAGAGATAATATAACCTCCATCTTTAACCTGGGAATCTTTTCAAGACTAACACTTCTGACTTTAACTAACTCATATAATAACCAAGATAATTCGGATGATATAAATGAGGTTAATGGAACTAATGGAAATGATAAGAAGAGGATGGTGTTGACGTATTTTATAGAGTTATTTTACATAGTTGCTAGGAAAATGGTAGTGAAGAATTCAGTGAAATATCTGCCAACAAGAGAAGgtttatatcaatttttcAACCTCAGCCTTGAGGAAAGTTTGAAAAGGTTTGATTCAAAGGTTCCATTGGATGATAAGCTGCCGAATTATGTCACATTTATATTGCTTAACCTGGTTTTCTGGTTCATTGACCATCATAACACCCATCGAGATTTAGAGTCGCCAAGTAGTAATAGATTCATTGAACATGGAAACAGTAAAAATTTGCAGAATAATACGGATAAAACTCAAAAATTAGTTCCCAAGGATGGAGCTGAGgttataataaatgtaagTGGATGGCTATTGCatttgtttataaatttcGATAATTCGTTCTTTGGATTGTATTTGGAGCCGTTTGAAAAGCTGTTATATAACCTGGCAGATAGCTATTGCTTGTCGAGAAACGTTTACATGGTGTCGCTGGTTTTGTGTTCAATTCAACGCATGGTTAATCCACATCTACCATTTGGAGCAGAAACTTTAAAGCTTGCAACCACTAAAACAAGCACCTCGATACTAACATTACTGCTGAGGAGAAGTAAGTGTGTAACATACAAGAACCCGTTGGTAGCAAAACTTGCAGCACAGACACTACTCTCAATTGCACTATTTATGAATATTAACTCAACACTACCCTCAGCcaaacaaaataattattataaagaGCAAAAACAGACAAATCGGGatgaaaacaaaaataaagaagataaagataaatataCAGAAAACTTGTTAGCGATTCAGTTATTGATAGAATTTGAAGCATTTGCAAATGACGAAAATAAGGAAAATTTGGAACACTTGTGGCTTCTGTCAGTCCATTGTTTGTCGATAATATTCTCAATAGGGCCTCATGAAATATCAAACGAAGCGATGAAAGGactaaataaattgttgCTGCAACAGCCGTACCCGAAAAGCAAGTCCACACTCACTTCACAAATTTCAAGAATTTTCGATTATATACTCTCGCCAATGGTCACGCTCAACTTCTGTTACCCGTTACCGAAACAAATACAATCTAACCTGAGCAATAAGGATGAAAAggaatttgataaaaatactgATACGAATGAAAAGAATAAGACAGGAGATTACACTATTTTGGGGCCATTTAGTACTAACGAAGACGGAGTGGAAAGTTTGTGGATGAGTGGTGTTATGAATGagtatttgaataattttgcATTTAAGGACTTTGACGATTTGGCAACGAGAAAGGCGACAGCAACAAACCTGATCTGCCATGCACTTTTATCAAAACTTACACAAGTACTGAGTGAACAGTGTGAACCAGTAGATCCTGAGGTACTCAAGACCTCAGCAAGTAGTCTTGAATGTCTTTTATAGTAAGTTTTTATCTAAACTTAAtccaaaatttttttaacttaaattatataattaaaatattggttaaaaaataatggTATAGTGATACTAGAGAAATTTGTGAAGAGAATTGCATAAAGAAGCTTATAGTGGTGACACAATACGTATTGAACGTGATCATCCCAAGTAACGGAGAGGTAAgtaaacaatttaattttaaaaattttttagattcaTACGGGACTGAGCAGAGATACATATTTGGAGACTTTGaagaattatattttgGTACTTTTGACCTCACCAGAACTAAAAACTGCACCGGAATCATGTTTAGAACATTTTAAAGCAGACGCGGAGCTGAAGTCGAGTTTGGAGGTACTGGAAGATCAAACCTCATTTCAAGAAGCTACACCAGGAGAATACGTTTTGGCGTCGCTTTTGGCTCACACATTCTCATCATCAGATTCACTCAAGAACCTCTTTTTGGAAGTGCTCAGAGTAGTTTTCCCCAAACCCGTTGAAGAACCCGCGAATAACACCGCACAAATCACTAAAACTAATGTatcttaattttacatCTTTAAGTAGGAAACccttttttaaatatattccAATAAACAGATTCTATTTCTCAACTGAAAACAAACGCCAACTCGATCTAGTCAAAAATCTGAGAAAAATCACAAATGAGGGTGTAGCCTCCTGTAAAAAAGCACTAGTTGAAAATCAATGGGTAActaacaataataataaattgatttattgaaaatttaataaaattcagCTCGTTGGGGAAGAAAATGATGTTTAGGACATTAACAGGGCCGCTGTATATATACTAGGGAACCAGCAACGCAAAAGAGTGGAATTCGACcaagataaattaaattttggtactttaaattttatttaaaaattttattaggAAAAGTCTCGCTTTCATTCACAAAAAAGAGAGATCGATCAGTGGCGGTTGACCTGAGGTCAGATTGCGACATCGTAGCCTCGACAAAGTTATTTGAAGAAGTCTGTAGACAGATTTCAGACTCTGTATTGGCCTTTATAAACCTCCAAAAGCCCgaatttttcaaaaataaaCCACAAATTTTTAGCATCGATACCaaagatttaaattatataccaaTTCAACATTCCAATCAAGTATTTGAATACGGTTTTATTTACACtaatattttgattatACTTAATGTTAGCGCTGTATAAAGAATTGTAGGATACATTGGCGAGTATATTGAAGAGAGTAACAAGCCAGTTTGGGAAGCCAGTTGTGGCCGAAAATATATACGTTTGCCATAACAAGGAGGGAGATCTGATAGGTTCATACACGCATAACACGTTGCCCTCAGGTTCAGAACACAGCCTTGTAGCAAAAAGAGTGGGAGTAACAAGTCTGAAGTGTGATTGTTCCAAGGATTTGGAACCACAACTAAATAAGTTTGCAGACTTAATTTCACTCCAGGCAGTTGCAGACCCGAATTTCTGCTCGCTGGATGAGTTTATGTCAATAAAGTTACTAAAGTATGAAGAGTTCAATCACATGCTGACTGGTTTAAGTGACACGGTAAATAAGTTAAAAGGGCCAACGGATAGTAAAATAAGCCAAGTTAAATGGAAGCCAACAAACGCAAACACAACAGTAAAGGAGGCCTTAGAATTAGTTAAATCACTAGATATTCCGGAAATCACAATTAACGCActattgtatataaacGCAGGAAAAGAAACAGTTCTAGTCAATCgttatttataaattcgATCCCAgtaatatttttgtaaaataattgtaaattaatcaaGATGATAAAAAGAAGTTCGGAGTCGTCGATACTTGACGTAATGTTGATGAACGATGTGGTTAGTGCCACCGAATTGTTTGATAGTGACCCCCTCGAGTCTCCgatttgtaaatattttgtatacGGCTTTTATAGTTATACTATAAATTCGGAAAATAACGCACCAATAACCAGAAATAATCACCTTCTACTGATAAACACACAACATcagattaatttttatccaATAAATCAGTATAATAAGGATTTAAATAGTCATAATTCACAAAGAAACCCGACTAAAAGGTTGGAAACCCGTGATGGTTATATGGATTCGGATGATGGAAAATCGTATTACGATTGTGTTGTAGAGTCGGATGAACAACACAGCGAATCGGATGTTGTCATCCAAAACGATGACGTAATTGAGGCAGACTATGATGTTATTGAATTGAAGAAGAATACACTTAATTTaagaaaaatatatatgcCGGGGAAACCTAGTAAAACCATAGCAAAAAATGAAC
Coding sequences:
- a CDS encoding vesicle trafficking protein (SEC7 homologue), putative (SMART Sec7 (SM00222) at aa 542-945, E()=1.09e-06), with protein sequence MKERPVSQEDTINRNNTYRNGNLSIQTIKQDAYNVLSVLKSYVNNISGYSATSNLVPILGTDFSVLKTNEQRLIKKFKKLTSVSVTEERKYLELEHLQPFFEVFKTFDTRYVKLLIICVESLANLARNDLLCFEEKDASLLVNKIFTEVLNVFANVLELKEDFLLLKTFDCFEHLFRSYYGNLITNENMYNLLKLILSLLSNRNRNAFFKKVFYTKAIDLLLSAFGNTQKYGGQNKELYRRVNTVCLFLSLMSGISIRFNSLGYYIEDSYLCLGDKDTMLVLRSHLTPILTNLSSVPTNFSEFADDMRRMSLLLFNNAIECKMLDLSNVNLVPILQSHFSHSLYKLFFTESITLYSLVLRSFWNLYISFRFYLKSQVELFLNHMITSVMNQISTAKRSRIDILEMNLEFLEELSKNSYLLLEMYLNYDCDVKCSNLFNLFAKCLVMCLSINNESEFNANKFDHSKSKKGPAKNNTKKTTTQYKSTTNASENLPQLNLEMFSLNVLQNIVKFAIADQTLYSNPNPNNCSNYQTSREEDDKIKEKNYKETMMKCSLEFNNSKADEWIESAKNLGVLSKYCTENEVALFLKCSPELDLKKVGEYLATHKNPKFMDMVRANFCELNHFSGVPIVMAIRTFLSSFRLPGESQQIERLIEAFAKIYFKSQPLVNDQESEVSNAKHESKDLNGTKTENPSLISEDSEQNELKLARWVIQEDFYHKHRPIQQKCSQFDFSGDDSSNCSDLETSGSFEGCTNNHNHSGDVDKTDEATNSCFDYTMASNWTNNVDMYKYFLSNEVESLICRQNYEKICQYLKNTPVTMETQSTINDINNNGETETNRSSFNNVAPVSESGKPTNSSSNPTLNSQVGNEKVKLEHKPGFAYIQDYNAIFVLCYSIIMLNTDLHNSQIKNKMKLEDFIRNNRGTNDGKNFPSEFLQDIYKTIKYHEIKLHSSLTLNNSTHYEPYLWSDYVLPRQKQLSPYVQLTTTDNIYEVSDEKIRKEKAGLMLLSKLTDGGFNANFRLHLFEVLLNNKILEFLDQLFSYCRNVQLLKKTVELFWLIVSLALKYSRHDLVNKVFQLPSIDVSYSMGYKCQISISFILNMLAVCSEYFDESSWQKMLDIVTGFYCLNLLPPTFAALDGDHRLFASNTYADLSVPSIRFKRITDKKSNGWLVGLSNLMVFTKGSSPEALKALNKYNVEGEDAETFLFLFDVQASSDDLVQNKFFDVYLLRNKFSPVYSSEDEATINNVTKTLSSESDREELLPPILTYINLRLAFLNIYKLDDLFTGAILTCNHDSFKLFLSVIMDNILSHSSDGGKYCDRYSDGERDKDGFGSILDPNHSELDQFRDNITSIFNLGIFSRLTLLTLTNSYNNQDNSDDINEVNGTNGNDKKRMVLTYFIELFYIVARKMVVKNSVKYLPTREGLYQFFNLSLEESLKRFDSKVPLDDKLPNYVTFILLNLVFWFIDHHNTHRDLESPSSNRFIEHGNSKNLQNNTDKTQKLVPKDGAEVIINVSGWLLHLFINFDNSFFGLYLEPFEKLLYNLADSYCLSRNVYMVSLVLCSIQRMVNPHLPFGAETLKLATTKTSTSILTLLLRRSKCVTYKNPLVAKLAAQTLLSIALFMNINSTLPSAKQNNYYKEQKQTNRDENKNKEDKDKYTENLLAIQLLIEFEAFANDENKENLEHLWLLSVHCLSIIFSIGPHEISNEAMKGLNKLLLQQPYPKSKSTLTSQISRIFDYILSPMVTLNFCYPLPKQIQSNLSNKDEKEFDKNTDTNEKNKTGDYTILGPFSTNEDGVESLWMSGVMNEYLNNFAFKDFDDLATRKATATNLICHALLSKLTQVLSEQCEPVDPEVLKTSASSLECLL